One part of the Myxococcaceae bacterium genome encodes these proteins:
- a CDS encoding AMP-binding protein: MGVRKTVFHTLEQHILAAQAVIANTQLNEKSCSLVSLPTHHVSGLAVIVRAWASGGKWLIPPKGWTLDWAVREHQVTHVSLVGTQLRRMMRDAEERRALSKLKAITLGGSAIAPSLVETAWREGLPIVLTYGMTESASQVTATRLGDSLKHCLSSGRCLSDRKLWIESNGEIVVSGAMLSVSNDFKTGDYGYLDSDGYLHVQGRLDNRFISGGENIYPEEIERALLEHPEIEQAIVVPREDLEYGQRPVAFVRVSHEQVLNPDAVIAFLRERLERFKVPRDIRSWPLELGEGFKPNRNVFATWIR; this comes from the coding sequence ATGGGTGTTCGCAAAACGGTTTTTCATACGCTCGAGCAGCATATTTTGGCGGCTCAAGCCGTGATTGCGAACACGCAGCTCAACGAAAAGAGTTGTTCGCTGGTTTCACTGCCTACTCACCATGTTTCTGGGCTCGCGGTGATTGTGCGAGCCTGGGCGTCTGGGGGGAAATGGTTGATTCCTCCCAAAGGATGGACCTTAGATTGGGCTGTTCGAGAGCATCAAGTCACCCATGTTTCATTGGTGGGAACTCAGCTTCGGAGAATGATGCGTGATGCGGAAGAAAGGCGCGCGCTCAGCAAGTTAAAAGCGATCACCTTGGGGGGGAGTGCGATTGCGCCCAGTTTGGTTGAAACTGCTTGGAGAGAAGGCTTGCCGATTGTGCTGACTTACGGAATGACCGAGTCAGCGTCTCAGGTGACAGCAACTCGTTTGGGTGATTCGCTCAAGCATTGCTTAAGCTCGGGAAGATGTCTGTCGGATCGAAAACTTTGGATTGAATCCAATGGAGAGATTGTTGTCTCGGGCGCTATGCTGAGTGTTTCGAACGATTTCAAGACGGGTGATTATGGTTATTTGGATAGCGATGGCTATTTGCATGTTCAGGGAAGGCTGGATAATCGATTTATTTCAGGTGGCGAGAACATTTACCCTGAAGAAATCGAGCGTGCTTTACTGGAGCATCCAGAGATAGAACAAGCGATCGTGGTTCCCAGGGAAGACCTTGAGTATGGGCAAAGGCCGGTTGCTTTTGTGCGTGTATCCCATGAACAAGTTTTAAATCCCGATGCCGTCATTGCCTTTCTTCGAGAACGCCTGGAGCGATTTAAAGTTCCGAGGGATATTCGCTCTTGGCCTCTTGAACTAGGAGAGGGCTTCAAACCCAATCGAAACGTTTTTGCCACGTGGATTCGCTAA
- the rph gene encoding ribonuclease PH, protein MTLFSFTCFFNMGLTMRQDGRKLQDLRRITFQSHYIEHHPGSVLVSFGKTKVLVTATLSNQLPQHRKELNKGWLSAEYNMLPGSTPERKARPNHKGPDGRTIEIQRLIGRSLRMAIDLDALGPKAVVVDCDVIQADGGTRTAAITGGWVALSLLLKQFKLDHLIIRQIAAISLGIKGNEVLTDLNYEEDVSIDTDFNLVSCHDGTIVEFQGAAERAPMKPQLPLEVLKQGLVAIAQICRLQIEALSATR, encoded by the coding sequence ATGACGCTCTTTTCCTTTACGTGTTTCTTTAATATGGGTTTGACTATGAGACAAGATGGCAGAAAATTGCAAGACCTAAGACGCATCACCTTTCAAAGTCACTACATCGAACACCACCCTGGGAGCGTTCTGGTTTCTTTTGGAAAAACCAAAGTTCTTGTCACGGCAACCTTATCGAACCAACTCCCACAACATCGGAAAGAACTCAACAAGGGTTGGCTTTCAGCGGAATATAACATGCTTCCTGGTTCAACACCTGAACGCAAAGCAAGGCCTAATCATAAGGGTCCCGATGGCCGAACGATTGAAATTCAAAGACTGATCGGCCGATCCTTGCGCATGGCGATCGACTTAGACGCTCTGGGTCCGAAAGCGGTAGTGGTTGATTGCGACGTCATTCAAGCCGATGGAGGCACTCGCACAGCAGCCATCACGGGAGGCTGGGTCGCTCTGTCTCTTTTGCTGAAGCAGTTTAAATTGGACCACCTCATCATCCGCCAGATCGCTGCCATCTCCCTTGGAATCAAAGGCAATGAGGTATTGACGGATCTCAACTACGAAGAAGATGTGTCGATTGACACGGACTTCAACTTGGTTTCTTGCCACGATGGAACCATCGTTGAATTTCAAGGAGCCGCGGAACGTGCCCCTATGAAACCTCAACTCCCGCTTGAGGTTCTCAAACAAGGCCTCGTCGCGATCGCGCAGATTTGTCGTCTTCAAATTGAAGCGCTGAGCGCAACCCGCTAA
- a CDS encoding NAD(+)/NADH kinase, whose amino-acid sequence MKVVLVTKHPRQEEREKHEQSVRAVRNSLESLGLDYGYIHRENLQSDLKNDVDWFVTVGGDGTVLETSHFAVEQPILGVNSNPTSSVGSLCVANSHDFKTVLQECLTGTLRATRVSRIQMNLNGKALKCLALNDLLVANANPAALTRCWLDTNQGEVLHKNSGLWISTACGSTAALVSSGGCVQSIEDRRIQWICREPFYAERKAPSGLHGFLEPGQILTIRSQMAEGRIYIDGSHRSEPFPEGAILRLTLSDSDLNLVMTPAMELRRQGLGRWRERNEIERRHESTAICRTGDAQK is encoded by the coding sequence ATGAAAGTCGTATTGGTGACCAAACACCCCAGGCAAGAGGAACGAGAAAAGCATGAACAGAGCGTGAGGGCTGTTAGAAACAGTCTGGAGTCTTTGGGCTTGGACTATGGCTACATCCATCGAGAGAACTTGCAGTCCGATCTGAAAAACGACGTGGATTGGTTTGTGACGGTTGGAGGAGATGGGACCGTTCTAGAAACCAGCCATTTTGCCGTTGAACAACCGATTTTAGGAGTTAATTCCAACCCGACTAGCTCGGTGGGTTCCTTGTGCGTAGCGAATTCACATGATTTCAAAACCGTTTTGCAGGAGTGTTTGACAGGAACGCTTCGAGCTACTCGCGTTTCACGGATTCAGATGAATTTGAACGGAAAAGCTTTGAAGTGTTTGGCTTTGAACGATCTTCTGGTGGCCAACGCGAATCCGGCAGCTCTGACTCGATGCTGGTTGGACACGAATCAAGGTGAAGTTCTGCACAAAAATTCTGGATTGTGGATATCAACCGCCTGTGGTTCAACGGCTGCGCTTGTTTCCTCCGGTGGGTGTGTTCAATCCATCGAAGATCGCCGGATTCAATGGATCTGCCGCGAACCGTTTTATGCGGAACGAAAGGCTCCATCTGGTTTACATGGCTTCTTGGAGCCTGGGCAAATCTTGACGATTCGCAGTCAAATGGCAGAGGGCAGAATCTACATCGATGGTTCGCATCGTTCAGAGCCCTTCCCAGAAGGAGCCATCCTTCGCTTGACGCTGAGCGATTCCGATCTTAATCTAGTAATGACGCCCGCGATGGAGCTTCGGAGACAAGGTTTGGGGCGTTGGAGGGAACGTAATGAAATTGAAAGAAGGCATGAAAGCACCGCCATTTGCAGAACAGGCGATGCACAAAAATAA
- a CDS encoding patatin-like phospholipase family protein, translated as MALNTALVLSGGGARGAYEAGVLKYIRGELPPRIQARVHFDIFCGTSVGAVNCCFLATLNHMPQIQGEALAEMWKSLRIDGMYQIGLREILNLPKFLFGSRGRGELDEVVGPNRLGGLFNTSPMERLMHRAVRWHQIGANLQSGDLKSIAVAATHVAEGNTHVFLQRASTEKLVWGSDRQIVPYEVVLGPQHALASAAIPWVFPAVEIEGEIYCDGGIKLNTPIAPAVTLGAERIFLVSLRTDALSRTKKKERIDRYPSALFLLGKVLNALMVDKTDYDLERLERFNVLAGLWDSEVADKMKAFRGEPYRQIDNFVIRPSEDIGLIAGKRLRTGGLPERVGGIMGWFLDRMAKSVDDEGADVLSYFLFDAEYANDLIELGMHDADAQRQKLIEFFS; from the coding sequence ATGGCGCTTAACACAGCATTGGTTCTTTCTGGGGGAGGGGCACGTGGAGCTTACGAAGCTGGCGTGCTTAAATACATCCGAGGTGAGCTTCCGCCTCGCATTCAAGCGAGAGTCCACTTTGATATTTTTTGCGGGACTTCCGTCGGTGCTGTGAACTGTTGCTTTTTGGCAACCCTGAACCACATGCCTCAAATCCAAGGCGAGGCTTTAGCCGAGATGTGGAAAAGCCTTCGAATCGATGGAATGTATCAAATTGGGCTTCGAGAAATTTTAAATCTTCCTAAGTTTCTATTTGGATCACGGGGGCGAGGTGAGTTGGATGAGGTTGTAGGCCCGAACCGATTAGGTGGACTTTTTAATACTTCTCCCATGGAACGCCTGATGCATCGAGCTGTGCGTTGGCACCAAATAGGAGCGAACCTGCAGTCTGGGGATCTGAAATCGATCGCGGTAGCCGCAACGCACGTAGCAGAGGGAAACACGCATGTGTTTTTGCAACGTGCTTCGACTGAAAAATTGGTTTGGGGCTCTGATCGCCAAATTGTTCCCTATGAAGTTGTTTTGGGTCCTCAGCATGCTTTAGCTTCGGCAGCAATTCCATGGGTTTTTCCGGCGGTTGAGATCGAGGGTGAGATCTACTGCGATGGCGGTATCAAGCTCAATACACCGATTGCTCCTGCCGTCACCTTGGGGGCCGAACGCATTTTTCTCGTGAGCCTTCGAACGGATGCTTTGTCTCGGACGAAGAAAAAGGAAAGAATCGATCGTTATCCTTCCGCTCTCTTTTTGCTGGGGAAGGTCTTGAATGCTTTGATGGTAGACAAAACCGATTATGACTTAGAACGCTTGGAACGTTTTAACGTTTTAGCGGGTTTGTGGGACTCAGAAGTGGCTGATAAGATGAAAGCATTTCGAGGAGAACCTTACCGTCAAATCGATAATTTTGTGATTCGACCGAGTGAAGACATTGGGCTTATTGCTGGTAAGAGGCTGAGAACCGGTGGATTACCAGAGCGAGTGGGTGGGATCATGGGGTGGTTTTTGGATCGAATGGCGAAATCGGTAGACGATGAAGGGGCCGATGTCTTGAGCTATTTTTTGTTTGACGCAGAGTATGCAAACGACCTCATTGAGCTGGGCATGCACGATGCTGACGCACAGCGGCAAAAATTAATTGAATTTTTTAGTTGA
- a CDS encoding AAA family ATPase: protein MSKVILFIFQIFLVSFICLSNGNEKILKISIGSDNFKDLLTTSDVFVDKSLFIKEVIESGDKATLITRPRRWGKSLALDMLKTFLTIESNSDKRKANRDLFENLKIAKVDNGHYMKFQGKYPVIHITLKDVTGDTLEQVESQLRLKISDLFKEHAYLLDSEKLKQNPDDIVSFRMLSYNRGRNASMAEIIDSLYFLSRLLFELYEKKVYILVDEYDRALNNLIEYDLTDNKLIIHEVSSLITNLLSKAGKSNNYLEKIILTGIFDSLKKEGGSGFNNVKIYSVLDSDYEGSFGFSEDEVQALVSRFSFDNPEAVLAGIKEWYNGYSVPVNNRLVVKLYTPWAVMNHLSELNKNGESTPPQSYWVRSGASAIFQRLLKNEECANTPLTESLLKMIESGSVTLRHNRVVSLFKYDLNTASEDEKIFSYLLLNSGYLTAIELGYDRIVLSIPNYEVKEELKDVFESHVKTVKSKKGDVCLKIQNAFKMHHSQDVRLSFIKNIVEKNVDILKQMDLEVKCDDSSYSIGPMHLAALSGDSDLFKTVAEKCKREGFSEGSGLSLADYAYLSSNQELLNYVKGAYGSTQSMAIPDTLENISCAVRDNVIPLATSAATLSIIQKAINYFEPQNFIKKYASALYNFVLNIPIFGRFGIVWMPVRAAYVAPIPLAAIAYKTYPYWLGRGCDNYAAYGRSDLSFPEKYGLPEFLKYRVLNANSSYVLLNRVCKDRDKEVSKISIRPLQSSEKLKLRLCHSD, encoded by the coding sequence ATGAGCAAGGTAATCCTTTTCATTTTTCAGATTTTTTTAGTGTCTTTTATTTGTCTTTCAAATGGAAATGAAAAAATACTTAAAATCTCTATTGGTAGTGACAATTTTAAAGATTTGCTAACAACAAGCGATGTGTTTGTGGATAAATCATTATTCATCAAGGAAGTCATTGAATCAGGCGATAAGGCCACTTTGATCACTCGCCCTCGAAGGTGGGGAAAATCTCTTGCATTAGACATGTTAAAGACATTTTTGACGATTGAATCTAACTCCGACAAACGAAAAGCGAATCGAGACTTGTTTGAAAATCTCAAGATTGCGAAGGTAGATAATGGCCACTACATGAAATTTCAAGGAAAATACCCTGTCATTCATATCACCTTGAAAGATGTTACCGGCGATACATTGGAACAGGTCGAGAGCCAGCTAAGATTAAAAATTAGTGACTTATTTAAAGAACATGCATATTTACTCGACTCAGAGAAGTTGAAACAGAATCCTGATGACATAGTATCATTTAGAATGCTGTCTTATAATCGAGGTCGAAACGCTTCAATGGCGGAAATTATAGACAGTTTGTATTTTTTAAGTAGGCTTTTGTTTGAGCTATATGAAAAAAAAGTTTACATATTAGTAGATGAATATGATAGGGCTTTAAATAATCTTATAGAATACGATTTAACTGATAACAAATTAATAATTCATGAAGTTTCAAGTTTAATTACAAATCTATTGTCAAAAGCTGGAAAGTCAAACAATTATCTTGAAAAAATTATTTTGACTGGAATATTTGATTCATTAAAAAAAGAAGGAGGGTCTGGATTTAATAATGTTAAAATATATAGTGTTCTTGATAGTGACTACGAGGGTAGTTTTGGCTTTTCAGAGGACGAAGTGCAAGCGCTAGTGTCGAGATTTAGTTTTGACAATCCTGAAGCTGTGCTTGCTGGCATTAAAGAATGGTACAATGGATATTCGGTACCAGTGAACAATCGCTTAGTGGTAAAGCTCTATACTCCTTGGGCAGTGATGAACCATTTATCCGAGCTTAATAAAAATGGAGAAAGCACCCCGCCTCAAAGTTATTGGGTACGAAGTGGAGCAAGCGCAATATTTCAGCGGCTATTAAAAAACGAGGAATGTGCTAATACGCCTTTAACCGAAAGTTTGCTGAAAATGATAGAGTCTGGTAGCGTAACCCTACGTCATAATAGGGTCGTATCTTTATTCAAATATGATTTAAATACGGCTTCTGAGGATGAGAAGATTTTTTCTTATTTGTTGTTGAATTCTGGATACCTTACTGCGATTGAACTGGGTTATGACAGAATTGTTTTATCGATTCCAAATTATGAAGTTAAAGAAGAATTAAAAGACGTTTTTGAGAGTCATGTTAAGACCGTGAAATCTAAAAAAGGTGACGTTTGTTTGAAAATACAAAATGCTTTTAAAATGCATCATTCTCAGGATGTTCGGTTGAGTTTTATCAAAAATATCGTAGAAAAAAACGTGGATATTCTCAAACAGATGGATCTTGAAGTCAAGTGCGATGATTCAAGCTACTCCATTGGCCCGATGCACCTGGCAGCCCTGTCTGGTGATAGCGATCTGTTTAAAACAGTGGCTGAGAAGTGTAAGCGAGAAGGGTTTTCAGAGGGCTCTGGCCTATCCTTAGCGGATTACGCGTACCTATCATCGAATCAAGAATTGTTGAACTATGTGAAAGGTGCATACGGTTCCACACAATCGATGGCTATACCAGATACGTTGGAAAATATAAGTTGTGCTGTACGCGACAATGTCATTCCGTTGGCTACTTCAGCAGCCACGCTGTCGATCATTCAAAAAGCAATCAACTATTTTGAGCCACAAAATTTCATTAAAAAATACGCAAGTGCTTTATACAACTTTGTTTTGAATATCCCAATTTTTGGTAGATTCGGGATAGTATGGATGCCTGTACGAGCCGCGTATGTGGCCCCGATACCATTGGCAGCGATAGCTTATAAAACTTATCCTTACTGGCTGGGCCGCGGTTGTGATAACTACGCTGCCTATGGTCGGAGCGATCTTTCTTTCCCCGAGAAATACGGATTGCCAGAATTCCTAAAATATCGCGTGCTCAATGCGAATTCATCCTACGTTCTGCTTAACCGTGTATGCAAAGACCGAGACAAAGAGGTGTCTAAAATTTCGATAAGACCGCTTCAGAGTTCTGAGAAACTAAAACTTCGTTTGTGCCATTCAGATTGA
- the ttcA gene encoding tRNA 2-thiocytidine(32) synthetase TtcA yields MVKTLCDYQLIQADDHILVAVSGGKDSYTLADFLWQARKRAPFDFQMTVVHLDQMQPGYDGAPLRTWLENSGIPFQIVQQDTYSVVVEKTKEGGTYCSLCSRLRRGILYATAERLGCNKIALGHHRDDALETLLLNLFYAGKLQAMPASYRTDDGRFEVIRPLIECSEKEIIWHAKRTEYPILPCNLCGSQEGLKREAMSELLQELEQKIPDVRQVMLHALKNVQATHLLDPDLMKRQKNRLAIL; encoded by the coding sequence ATGGTAAAGACCCTCTGCGATTATCAGCTTATCCAAGCCGATGATCACATTCTGGTAGCTGTCTCAGGAGGCAAAGACAGCTATACACTCGCTGATTTTTTATGGCAGGCACGAAAACGCGCGCCTTTTGACTTTCAAATGACTGTGGTCCATTTGGACCAGATGCAGCCAGGTTACGACGGAGCGCCTTTGCGAACTTGGCTTGAGAATTCTGGAATCCCGTTTCAAATAGTTCAGCAAGATACTTACTCGGTTGTGGTTGAAAAAACCAAAGAAGGTGGGACCTATTGCTCGCTTTGCTCGCGTTTAAGACGTGGAATTCTTTATGCAACGGCTGAGCGTTTGGGGTGTAACAAAATCGCTTTGGGGCACCATCGGGACGATGCGCTGGAGACCCTATTATTGAACTTATTTTACGCAGGGAAGCTGCAAGCGATGCCTGCAAGTTATCGAACGGACGATGGCCGATTCGAAGTCATTCGCCCTTTGATCGAGTGCTCGGAAAAAGAAATCATTTGGCACGCTAAGCGCACAGAGTACCCAATCTTGCCATGCAATTTGTGTGGTTCGCAAGAAGGGCTTAAGCGCGAAGCCATGAGTGAATTGCTTCAGGAGCTCGAACAAAAAATCCCAGATGTTCGGCAAGTCATGCTTCATGCGCTTAAAAACGTGCAAGCCACTCATTTGTTGGATCCGGACCTCATGAAGCGGCAAAAAAATCGCTTGGCTATTCTGTAG
- a CDS encoding sigma-70 family RNA polymerase sigma factor, giving the protein MMLSPVLSTESDSNLKGFEEEVIPHVGTLYGAALRLTRSPGDAEDLVQETYLKAFRSFDQFEMGTNSKAWLFRILTNTFINKYRRKVKEREILDGEAHAPTVFSTLDASNRSTDRNPENILSDRSLSDEVVKALAKVPVDFRVIVLLSDVYNLSYKEIAETVLIPIGTVMSRLFRGRRILQEQLFDYAVKEGVISSARTYRLEEYRKRASKAA; this is encoded by the coding sequence ATGATGCTTTCGCCCGTACTTTCGACGGAATCTGACTCTAACCTGAAAGGCTTTGAAGAAGAAGTCATTCCCCACGTTGGCACTCTTTATGGCGCAGCTTTGCGTCTGACTCGTTCACCGGGGGATGCTGAAGATTTAGTTCAAGAAACTTATTTGAAAGCATTTCGTTCTTTTGATCAGTTTGAAATGGGCACAAACTCGAAAGCGTGGCTATTTCGAATTCTAACCAACACGTTTATTAATAAGTATCGCCGAAAAGTCAAAGAACGAGAGATCCTCGATGGAGAAGCGCATGCTCCTACGGTGTTTTCAACTCTCGACGCTTCGAATCGTTCCACCGATCGAAATCCAGAAAATATTTTGTCCGATCGATCCCTCTCGGATGAAGTCGTCAAAGCATTGGCTAAAGTGCCGGTGGATTTTCGTGTCATTGTTCTGTTATCCGATGTTTACAATCTTTCTTATAAAGAAATCGCGGAGACCGTTTTGATTCCGATCGGAACCGTGATGTCTCGGCTATTTCGTGGGCGACGAATTCTGCAAGAACAATTGTTCGATTATGCCGTCAAAGAAGGCGTGATTTCATCGGCTCGAACCTATCGCTTGGAAGAATACCGTAAGCGTGCTAGCAAGGCGGCTTGA
- a CDS encoding peroxiredoxin: MKLKEGMKAPPFAEQAMHKNKWIVLYFYPKDDTPGCTREACGFRDLSAEFAKENAVILGVSKDSVESHERFQSKYQLPFPLISDPELKLHEAYGAYGSKVLYGKTSLGVIRSTFLIDPEGIIAKAWYSVKVDEHVAKVLEAIRKGS, from the coding sequence ATGAAATTGAAAGAAGGCATGAAAGCACCGCCATTTGCAGAACAGGCGATGCACAAAAATAAATGGATCGTACTCTATTTTTACCCCAAGGATGATACTCCGGGCTGCACCCGGGAAGCTTGCGGTTTTCGAGATTTATCGGCTGAGTTTGCGAAAGAAAACGCGGTTATTTTAGGCGTTTCCAAGGATTCTGTGGAAAGCCACGAACGATTTCAAAGCAAGTACCAGTTGCCATTTCCCCTGATCAGCGATCCGGAGCTTAAGCTGCACGAGGCCTATGGCGCCTACGGAAGCAAAGTTTTGTACGGTAAAACGAGTCTTGGCGTGATTCGGTCGACGTTTCTGATTGATCCCGAAGGTATCATCGCGAAGGCATGGTATAGCGTGAAAGTCGACGAACACGTTGCAAAAGTGTTGGAAGCGATTCGGAAGGGAAGTTGA